Proteins from a genomic interval of Papaver somniferum cultivar HN1 chromosome 4, ASM357369v1, whole genome shotgun sequence:
- the LOC113273188 gene encoding uncharacterized protein LOC113273188 translates to MNDQRFASPELKLGQMFDALNEREKGKLPSQPQQNPKGTFQASTSNCNETAHAVTTLRSGKIVYNNVGVPQTSDSESDSSLHPTPQKTSIVENDSEHVCKSKNSTDVNVSLPANVHVAPFPQRLVQHKKGTHYNEMLEMFKRVNINIPFLEAIKQIPAYAKFLKDPCTQKRKLNVHKHAFLAEQASSIIQNKTPPKFRDPGCPTVTCMIGDHTVNKALLDLGASVNLLPYSVYVQLGLGELKPTPITLQLADRSVKVPHDTQPVHNPVSHIPVILGRPFLATSNAIINCRNGVLKLSFGNMIVELNVFNASQQHLDLDDDNDVHEINMIESLI, encoded by the exons ATGAATGACCAAAGGTTTGCTAGTCCAGAACTTAAGTTGGGCCAAATGTTTGATGCTCTAAATGAGAGGGAAAAGGGTAAACTCCCTAGTCAACCTCAGCAAAATCCGAAAGGAACATTTCAGGCAAGTACATCTAATTGTAATGAGACTGCACATGCTGTCACCACTCTTCGTAGTGGTAAAATTGTTTATAACAATGTAGGCGTACCACAGACTAGTGATTCCGAGTCAGACTCATCATTGCATCCAACGCCACAGAAAACATCCATTGTAGAAAATGACTCCGAGCatgtttgtaaatctaaaaattctactGATGTTAATGTTTCTTTGCCAGCTAATGTTcatgttgctccatttcctcaaaggtTGGTGCAGCATAAGAaaggtacccattacaatgagatgttagagatGTTCAAACGAGTTAACATCAACATCCCATTTCTTGAAGCAATAAAACAAATCCCTGCTTACGCTAAGTTCTTGAAAGATCCGTGCacacaaaagcgaaagcttaatgtgcaTAAGCATGCCTTTCTTGCTGAACAGGCGAGCTCTATCATTCAAAATaagactccacctaagtttagagaCCCAGGTTGTCCCACAGTCACATGCATGATAGGTGACCATACGGTCAATAAGGCGTTACTGGACTTAggggcaagtgttaacctactgccatattcggtGTATGTGCAGTTGGGTCTTGGAGAGTTAAAACCAACACCTATAACTCTGCAATTGGCAGACAGATCCGTCAAAGtgccacatg atactcagcctgtgcaTAACCCAGTCtctcacattcctgtcattttaggacgtcccttCTTAGCGACGTCCAATGCAATCATTaactgtcgtaatggagtgttgaaattaTCGTTTGGTAACATGATTGTGGAGTTGAATGTTTTTAATGCTAGCCAGCAACATTTAgatcttgatgatgataatgatgtgcaTGAAATCAACATGATTGAAAGCTTGATTTAG